A single genomic interval of uncultured Sunxiuqinia sp. harbors:
- a CDS encoding helix-turn-helix transcriptional regulator, with product MSDEWSLFTILANDMRIGIFIVCFIVSVGLTALGLMTSYRLKRLEEKPFASSLFYYTIFLAAFGFYSIWSNLIVEFLLNHVISSRDTLINIVGIFPFLGFPLLIVAWYLFIQFSVELVGFKLKPYVSIAYFSVCILLFFFLANYFKNQLIQDEAIKLSLIVKGFAIIHLLVVGVGCILILLRSKKRMEVKKEVVVAVIFIPILLAEIALFMVSSHWIIVVLFIVFYYSHPAIIGSYLYFKRSSGKSITDNEFALFCREFEISKRESEIIQEICQGKTNQEIADCLFITIQTVKDHASRIYLKTGVKNRIQLSNLVGEKIKPEPAKSKP from the coding sequence ATGAGTGATGAATGGAGCCTTTTCACTATTTTGGCTAACGATATGAGAATCGGGATTTTTATAGTTTGTTTTATCGTTTCAGTTGGGTTGACCGCCCTGGGATTAATGACATCGTACCGACTGAAAAGGCTGGAAGAGAAACCATTTGCCTCTTCCCTATTTTATTACACTATTTTTCTGGCAGCTTTTGGCTTTTACAGCATCTGGAGTAATTTGATAGTTGAGTTTTTATTAAATCACGTTATCAGCTCAAGAGACACCTTAATAAATATTGTTGGTATTTTCCCATTCTTAGGATTTCCACTTTTAATCGTAGCCTGGTATTTATTCATTCAATTTAGTGTTGAATTGGTTGGATTTAAACTGAAACCTTACGTGAGTATCGCCTATTTTTCAGTTTGCATTCTACTATTTTTCTTTCTTGCCAATTATTTCAAAAATCAGCTCATTCAAGATGAAGCAATCAAGTTATCATTGATCGTTAAAGGTTTTGCAATAATACATTTGTTGGTTGTTGGAGTAGGCTGTATTTTGATACTACTTAGAAGTAAAAAACGGATGGAAGTAAAAAAAGAAGTAGTTGTAGCAGTCATATTTATTCCAATTTTATTAGCGGAAATTGCCTTATTCATGGTCTCTTCGCATTGGATTATTGTCGTCCTGTTCATCGTATTCTATTACAGTCACCCAGCTATTATTGGTAGTTATTTGTACTTTAAGAGATCATCAGGAAAATCGATAACTGATAATGAATTTGCATTGTTTTGCCGAGAGTTCGAAATATCAAAACGCGAGTCTGAAATCATTCAGGAAATTTGTCAGGGGAAAACCAACCAGGAAATTGCGGACTGTTTGTTTATTACCATCCAAACAGTGAAAGATCATGCGTCAAGAATTTACTTAAAAACCGGGGTTAAAAATCGAATTCAGTTGTCAAATCTTGTTGGGGAAAAAATAAAACCAGAGCCTGCAAAAAGCAAACCCTGA